One genomic segment of Ailuropoda melanoleuca isolate Jingjing unplaced genomic scaffold, ASM200744v2 unplaced-scaffold9208, whole genome shotgun sequence includes these proteins:
- the LOC100479091 gene encoding ficolin-1-like, with the protein HQLPRPSPAPRTCKELLTRGHFLSGWFTIYLPDCRPLSVLCDMETDGGGWTVFQRRSDGSVDFFRDWATYRQGFGSQLGEFWLGNDNVHALTAQGTSELRVDLVDFEGNHQFAKYSSFWVAGEAEKYRLVLGAFVGGSAGECRPWAEGLGGGAEGTCFLSRLRPFHVESSGGQTCSPSTCEEENVTHASWQRWSRWDTFRTKSRKTWYILPSLTKTGTG; encoded by the exons CATCAGCTCCCGCGTCCGTCCCCAGCGCCTCGGACCTGCAAGGAGCTGCTCACGAGGGGGCACTTTCTGAGCGGCTGGTTCACCATCTACCTGCCTGACTGCCGGCCCCTGAGCGTGCTCTGCGACATGGAAACGGACGGCGGGGGCTGGACC gttTTCCAGCGAAGGAGTGATGGCTCCGTGGATTTCTTTCGCGACTGGGCCACGTACAGGCAGGGCTTCGGCAGCCAGCTGGGGGAGTTCTGGCTGGGGAACGACAACGTCCACGCCCTGACCGCCCAGG GAACCAGCGAGCTCCGTGTAGACCTCGTGGACTTCGagggcaaccaccagtttgccAAGTACAGCTCGTTCTGGGTGGCGGGTGAGGCCGAGAAGTACCGGCTGGTCCTGGGGGCCTTCGTTGGGGGCAGCGCAGGTGAGTGTCGGCCCTGGGCCGAGGGGCTGGGAGGCGGAGCAGAGGGGACCTGCTTCCTGTCCCGGCTCCGCCCCTTTCACGTGGAGAGCAGTGGCGGCCAGACGTGTTCTCCGTCCACATGCGAAGAAGAAAATGTTACCCATGCCTCATGGCAGCGATGGAGTCGATGGGACACATTCCGTACAAAGTCCAGGAAGACGTGGTATATACTGCCATCACTGACAAAGACGGGGACAGGGTGA